In one Aeromicrobium erythreum genomic region, the following are encoded:
- a CDS encoding thymidine phosphorylase — protein MTTHEPFDAPAVIAAKRDRHRLTDAQIDWVVDAYTRGVVAPEQMSALAMAILLNGMDRDEISRWTGAMIASGERMDFSSLSRPTADKHSTGGVGDKITLPLAPLVAACGVAVPQLSGRGLGHTGGTLDKLESIPGWRAALSNEEMLAQLDDVGAVICAAGSGLAPADKKLYALRDVTGTVEAIPLIASSIMSKKIAEGTGALVLDVKVGSGAFMKDEARARELAETMVALGKDAGVTTVALLTDMSTPLGLTAGNALEVRESVEVLAGGGPSDVVDLTLALAREMLAAAGRGDVDPADALADGRAMDAWRRMITAQDGDPDAPLPTARETHVVTAQADGVLTSLDAFAVGIAAWRLGAGRSRPGEDVQAGAGVELHAKPGDEVRAGAPLMTLHTDTPERFERALEALDGAAEVGSGPFVPRDVVLGRVE, from the coding sequence GCTCACCGACGCCCAGATCGACTGGGTCGTCGACGCCTACACGCGCGGCGTCGTCGCGCCGGAGCAGATGTCGGCGCTGGCCATGGCGATCCTGCTCAACGGCATGGACCGCGACGAGATCTCCCGCTGGACCGGCGCGATGATCGCGAGCGGCGAGCGGATGGACTTCTCCTCGCTGAGCCGGCCCACGGCCGACAAGCACTCCACGGGCGGTGTGGGCGACAAGATCACGCTGCCCCTCGCGCCCCTCGTCGCGGCCTGCGGCGTCGCGGTGCCGCAGCTGTCGGGTCGCGGGCTCGGGCACACGGGCGGGACGCTCGACAAGCTCGAGTCGATCCCCGGCTGGCGCGCGGCCCTCAGCAACGAGGAGATGCTCGCCCAGCTCGACGACGTCGGCGCCGTGATCTGCGCGGCCGGGTCGGGCCTCGCGCCCGCCGACAAGAAGCTCTACGCCCTGCGCGACGTGACGGGCACCGTCGAGGCGATCCCCCTGATCGCCAGCTCGATCATGAGCAAGAAGATCGCGGAGGGCACCGGCGCCCTCGTGCTGGACGTGAAGGTCGGTTCCGGCGCGTTCATGAAGGACGAGGCGCGGGCCCGCGAGCTGGCCGAGACCATGGTGGCCCTCGGCAAGGACGCCGGCGTCACCACCGTCGCCCTGCTCACCGACATGTCCACCCCCCTCGGCCTGACCGCCGGCAACGCCCTCGAGGTGCGCGAGTCGGTCGAGGTGCTGGCCGGCGGCGGACCGTCGGACGTCGTCGACCTGACGCTGGCGCTCGCCCGCGAGATGCTCGCCGCGGCCGGTCGGGGCGACGTCGACCCCGCCGACGCGCTGGCCGACGGTCGCGCGATGGACGCCTGGCGGCGGATGATCACCGCGCAGGACGGCGACCCGGACGCCCCGCTGCCGACCGCCCGCGAGACGCACGTCGTGACGGCGCAGGCCGACGGCGTGCTCACGTCGCTGGACGCCTTCGCCGTCGGCATCGCCGCCTGGCGCCTCGGTGCCGGGCGTTCGCGCCCCGGCGAGGACGTGCAGGCGGGCGCAGGCGTCGAGCTGCACGCGAAGCCGGGCGACGAGGTGCGCGCCGGCGCCCCGCTGATGACGCTGCACACCGACACGCCGGAGCGGTTCGAGCGCGCGCTGGAGGCTCTCGACGGCGCGGCAGAGGTCGGCTCGGGTCCGTTCGTCCCGCGCGACGTCGTGCTGGGTCGCGTCGAGTGA
- a CDS encoding MaoC family dehydratase: protein MRVLNDRQEVAESVGTELGVSEWVQVSQERIDLFADATGDRQWIHVDPERAAEGPFGATIAHGYLTLSMLPFLGAQVYAFAGDVARVNYGLNKVRFMTPVTVGSKIRNRVSVVDVHDTDRGQQVTLRHQIEIKGQDKPACVAETVTVLIEAGSQSG from the coding sequence ATGCGTGTGCTGAACGACCGGCAGGAGGTCGCCGAGTCGGTGGGGACCGAGCTCGGTGTGAGCGAGTGGGTGCAGGTGTCCCAGGAGCGGATCGACCTGTTCGCCGACGCGACCGGTGACCGCCAGTGGATCCACGTCGATCCCGAGCGCGCGGCGGAGGGACCCTTCGGCGCGACCATCGCGCACGGCTACCTCACCCTGTCGATGCTCCCGTTCCTCGGCGCGCAGGTGTACGCGTTCGCGGGCGACGTCGCCCGGGTCAACTACGGCCTCAACAAGGTGCGGTTCATGACGCCGGTGACCGTCGGCTCGAAGATCCGCAACCGCGTGAGCGTCGTCGACGTGCACGACACCGACCGCGGCCAACAGGTCACCCTGCGCCACCAGATCGAGATCAAGGGTCAGGACAAGCCCGCCTGCGTCGCCGAGACCGTCACCGTCCTCATCGAGGCGGGCAGCCAGTCCGGCTGA
- a CDS encoding aldehyde dehydrogenase family protein, whose amino-acid sequence MARLTVAKTYKLYLGGAFPRSESGRTYQVHDTKGSLMANAALASRKDARNAVVAARSGLAKWAGATPYNRGQVLYRVAEMLEARRAELADLIVQSRGVKPAEARAEVDAAVDRVVHYAGWTDKLSAVFGGANAVSGPYFSYSAPEPTGVVAVAASSASPLLPLVSAVLPVLAGGNTAVVVASQADPTVAVTFAEVLATSDVPAGVVNLLTGDQAEIMPWLASHGDVNGLDLTGVPADQRVALERAAADTVKRVHSPRREPDFTAVPGTARLRAFLETKTVWHPVGAVSLAGGSAY is encoded by the coding sequence ATGGCACGTCTGACGGTCGCGAAGACCTACAAGCTCTACCTCGGCGGCGCCTTCCCGCGCTCGGAGTCCGGTCGTACCTACCAGGTGCACGACACGAAGGGTTCGCTCATGGCCAACGCCGCGCTCGCCTCCCGCAAGGACGCCCGCAACGCCGTCGTCGCCGCCCGGTCGGGCCTGGCGAAGTGGGCCGGCGCCACCCCCTACAACCGCGGGCAGGTCCTGTACCGCGTGGCGGAGATGCTGGAGGCCCGTCGGGCCGAGCTGGCCGACCTCATCGTGCAGAGCCGGGGCGTGAAGCCGGCCGAGGCGCGCGCCGAGGTCGACGCGGCGGTGGACCGGGTCGTGCACTACGCCGGCTGGACCGACAAGCTGTCGGCCGTCTTCGGTGGCGCGAACGCTGTGTCGGGCCCCTACTTCAGCTACTCCGCGCCGGAGCCCACGGGCGTCGTCGCGGTGGCCGCGTCGTCGGCGTCGCCGCTGCTGCCCCTGGTGAGCGCCGTGCTGCCCGTGCTGGCCGGCGGCAACACCGCGGTCGTCGTCGCGTCGCAGGCCGACCCGACGGTCGCGGTGACGTTCGCGGAGGTGCTGGCGACGAGCGACGTGCCCGCGGGCGTCGTCAACCTGCTCACCGGCGACCAGGCCGAGATCATGCCGTGGCTCGCCAGCCACGGCGACGTCAACGGCCTCGACCTCACCGGCGTGCCTGCCGACCAGCGCGTCGCCCTGGAGCGTGCGGCCGCCGACACGGTGAAGCGCGTCCACTCCCCCCGTCGCGAGCCCGACTTCACCGCCGTCCCCGGCACCGCCCGCCTCCGCGCCTTCCTCGAGACCAAGACCGTCTGGCACCCCGTCGGCGCCGTCTCGCTTGCGGGTGGGTCGGCGTACTGA
- a CDS encoding aldehyde dehydrogenase family protein translates to MDLTYAPALESAAIAAIKPRYQLFLDGAFVDGGGDDLTSVNPATGETLTTVSTASAADVDRAVAAARRAYDGPWSRMGGAERGKYLFRIARAIAERSRELAVAETLDNGKPIRETRDFDVPTAAQHFFHHAGWADKLGHLGLGPAPRPLGVAGQVIPWNFPLLMAAWKIAPALAAGNTVVLKPAETTPVTALILAEILADADLPPGVVNILPGAGDVGSAIVNHAGVDKVAFTGSTPVGKRIQSELAGTGKKLTLELGGKGANIVFADAAIDQAVEGIVSGIFFNQGQVCCAGSRLLVQESVAEEFLEKLKRRVETLRVGEPLDKNTDVGALNSQMQYDKVTGLVEVGAEEGAGVWTSSCALPERGWFVAPTVFTDATASMRVAREEIFGPVLTTLTFRTPEEALAKANNTPYGLSAGVWTEKGSRAMGMAAGLKAGVVWDNTFNKFDPTASFGGYGESGFGREGGTAGMAAYLDTDDEGAL, encoded by the coding sequence ATGGACCTCACCTACGCACCGGCCCTGGAGTCGGCGGCGATCGCCGCGATCAAGCCGCGGTACCAGCTCTTCCTCGACGGCGCGTTCGTCGACGGCGGCGGCGACGACCTGACCTCCGTCAACCCGGCGACCGGCGAGACCCTCACCACCGTCAGCACCGCGTCCGCGGCCGACGTCGACCGGGCGGTCGCCGCAGCCCGCCGCGCCTACGACGGCCCGTGGTCGCGCATGGGCGGCGCCGAGCGCGGCAAGTACCTGTTCCGCATCGCCCGCGCGATCGCGGAGCGCTCCCGCGAGCTGGCCGTCGCCGAGACCCTCGACAACGGCAAGCCGATCCGCGAGACCCGCGACTTCGACGTGCCCACCGCGGCGCAGCACTTCTTCCACCACGCCGGCTGGGCCGACAAGCTCGGCCACCTGGGCCTCGGTCCCGCGCCGCGTCCGCTCGGCGTGGCCGGGCAGGTCATCCCGTGGAACTTCCCGCTGCTCATGGCCGCGTGGAAGATCGCACCGGCGCTGGCCGCCGGCAACACCGTCGTGCTCAAGCCCGCGGAGACCACGCCGGTCACCGCGCTGATCCTGGCCGAGATCCTCGCCGACGCCGACCTGCCGCCCGGTGTCGTCAACATCCTCCCGGGGGCCGGCGACGTCGGTTCCGCCATCGTCAACCACGCCGGCGTCGACAAGGTCGCGTTCACGGGCTCCACGCCCGTGGGCAAGCGCATCCAGTCCGAGCTCGCCGGCACCGGCAAGAAGCTGACCCTCGAGCTGGGGGGCAAGGGCGCGAACATCGTGTTCGCCGACGCGGCGATCGACCAGGCCGTCGAGGGCATCGTGTCGGGCATCTTCTTCAACCAGGGCCAGGTCTGCTGCGCCGGCTCGCGCCTGCTCGTGCAGGAGTCGGTCGCCGAGGAGTTCCTCGAGAAGCTGAAGCGGCGCGTGGAGACGCTGCGCGTGGGCGAGCCGCTCGACAAGAACACCGACGTCGGCGCCCTGAACAGCCAGATGCAGTACGACAAGGTCACCGGCCTGGTCGAGGTCGGGGCCGAGGAGGGCGCCGGCGTCTGGACCAGCAGCTGCGCCCTGCCGGAGCGCGGCTGGTTCGTCGCCCCGACCGTGTTCACCGACGCGACCGCGTCGATGCGGGTGGCCCGCGAGGAAATCTTCGGCCCCGTGCTGACCACCCTGACCTTCCGGACGCCCGAGGAGGCGCTCGCGAAGGCCAACAACACCCCCTACGGCCTGTCGGCCGGCGTGTGGACCGAGAAGGGGTCGCGCGCGATGGGCATGGCCGCCGGCCTCAAGGCCGGTGTCGTCTGGGACAACACGTTCAACAAGTTCGACCCGACCGCCTCCTTCGGCGGCTACGGCGAGTCCGGCTTCGGCCGCGAGGGCGGGACGGCCGGCATGGCCGCCTACCTCGACACCGACGACGAGGGAGCGCTCTGA
- the deoC gene encoding deoxyribose-phosphate aldolase → MTTPSGTPDAAAIRAAVGLGGTDNTALRAFLEGLPAVDPVGVEARAAQLATRSIKKDTKRALIDLAISMVDLTTLEGADTPGKVRNLCRKAVQPDREVAGTPSTAAVCVYPDMVAVAAEAVAGTGVKVASVATAFPAGRSSLEVKLADTRLAVEAGADEVDMVIDRGAFLAGDYSTVFGQVEAVKAACGDARLKVILETGELATYDHVRRASWLALLAGGDFIKTSTGKIAPAATLPVTHVMLQAVRDLFDLTGVQRAVKPAGGIRTTKDAIAYLVAVHEVAGPQWLDPHWFRFGASGVVNDLLLQRRTQTQGHYSGPRYVSVD, encoded by the coding sequence ATGACCACCCCGTCCGGCACGCCCGACGCTGCCGCGATCCGTGCCGCCGTGGGCCTCGGCGGCACCGACAACACCGCGCTCCGCGCCTTCCTCGAGGGGCTGCCGGCCGTCGACCCCGTCGGCGTCGAGGCCCGCGCGGCCCAGCTCGCGACCCGCTCGATCAAGAAGGACACCAAGCGCGCCCTCATCGACCTGGCCATCTCGATGGTCGACCTGACGACGCTCGAGGGCGCCGACACCCCCGGCAAGGTGCGCAACCTCTGCCGCAAGGCCGTCCAGCCCGACCGGGAGGTGGCGGGCACGCCGTCGACCGCGGCCGTCTGCGTCTACCCCGACATGGTGGCCGTCGCCGCCGAGGCCGTGGCCGGCACGGGCGTCAAGGTCGCGTCGGTGGCCACGGCGTTCCCCGCTGGTCGCTCGTCGCTCGAGGTCAAGCTCGCCGACACCCGCCTCGCCGTCGAGGCCGGTGCCGACGAGGTCGACATGGTGATCGACCGCGGCGCGTTCCTCGCCGGCGACTACTCCACCGTGTTCGGACAGGTCGAGGCCGTGAAGGCGGCCTGCGGGGACGCCCGGCTCAAGGTGATCCTCGAGACCGGCGAGCTCGCCACCTACGACCACGTGCGACGTGCGTCGTGGCTCGCGCTGCTGGCCGGTGGCGACTTCATCAAGACCTCCACCGGGAAGATCGCGCCGGCCGCCACGCTGCCCGTCACCCACGTGATGCTGCAGGCCGTGCGAGACCTCTTCGACCTCACCGGCGTGCAGCGTGCGGTGAAGCCCGCCGGCGGCATCCGCACCACGAAGGACGCCATCGCCTACCTCGTCGCCGTGCACGAGGTCGCCGGGCCGCAGTGGCTCGACCCGCACTGGTTCCGCTTCGGCGCCTCGGGCGTCGTCAACGACCTTCTGCTGCAGCGTCGTACCCAGACCCAGGGCCACTACAGCGGCCCCCGCTACGTCAGCGTCGACTGA
- a CDS encoding adenosine deaminase translates to MSLTADQIRRAPKVALHEHLDGGVRPSTVAEIAQEVGHPLPAPPDQLGMWFADAASSGSLPRYLETFEHTVAVMQRPQDLARVARESVLDLAADGVVYAELRWAPEQHLQGGLTLAETVEAVQAGIDEGRAEAAAEGTPIVVGQLLTAMRHAQHGLEIAELVVEYRDRGVCGFDIAGAEDGFPPILHLEAFEYLRRENAHFTIHAGEAFGLPSIWQAIQRCGADRLGHGVRIIDDIDLAAEGGPRLGLLAAYVRDRRIPLEMCPSSNLQTSAVPGMRSIADHPIGLLKELGFRVTVNCDNRLMSGTSMSREMQLLVDAFGYGADDLRWFTVNAMKSAFLPFDERLALIDDVIKPRYAAL, encoded by the coding sequence GTGAGCCTGACCGCCGACCAGATCCGCCGCGCCCCGAAGGTGGCGCTCCACGAGCACCTCGACGGTGGCGTCCGCCCGTCGACCGTCGCCGAGATCGCGCAGGAGGTCGGGCACCCACTGCCCGCCCCGCCGGACCAGCTGGGGATGTGGTTCGCCGACGCCGCCAGCTCCGGATCGCTGCCGCGGTACCTGGAGACGTTCGAGCACACGGTCGCGGTCATGCAGCGTCCGCAGGACCTCGCCCGCGTGGCCCGCGAGTCGGTGCTGGACCTGGCCGCCGACGGTGTCGTCTACGCCGAGCTGCGGTGGGCGCCCGAGCAGCACCTGCAGGGTGGCCTGACGCTCGCCGAGACGGTCGAGGCCGTGCAGGCGGGCATCGACGAGGGCCGCGCCGAGGCGGCCGCCGAGGGCACGCCGATCGTCGTCGGCCAGCTGCTCACGGCGATGCGGCACGCGCAGCACGGCCTGGAGATCGCCGAGCTCGTCGTCGAGTACCGGGACCGGGGCGTCTGCGGCTTCGACATCGCCGGCGCCGAGGACGGCTTCCCGCCGATCCTGCACCTCGAGGCGTTCGAGTACCTACGTCGCGAGAACGCCCACTTCACCATCCACGCCGGCGAGGCGTTCGGCCTGCCGTCCATCTGGCAGGCCATCCAGCGCTGCGGTGCCGACCGCCTGGGCCACGGCGTCCGGATCATCGACGACATCGACCTCGCGGCCGAGGGCGGACCCCGGCTGGGCCTGCTCGCCGCCTACGTGCGCGACCGGCGCATCCCGCTGGAGATGTGCCCCTCCTCGAACCTCCAGACGTCGGCCGTCCCGGGCATGCGCTCCATCGCCGACCACCCGATCGGCCTGCTCAAGGAGCTCGGGTTCCGCGTGACGGTCAACTGCGACAACCGGCTGATGAGCGGCACCTCGATGAGCCGGGAGATGCAGCTGCTCGTCGACGCCTTCGGCTACGGCGCCGACGACCTGCGCTGGTTCACGGTCAACGCCATGAAGAGCGCGTTCCTGCCGTTCGACGAGCGCCTCGCGCTGATCGACGACGTCATCAAGCCGCGCTACGCGGCCCTCTAG
- a CDS encoding ATP-binding protein, translating into MRERRGVRVVVVAGPSGVGKSHLAEVLGWSVLRLDDFYRDGDDPHLPRSSLGIPDWDDPASWDAVAAVGSIAELCAAGEADVPVYDIAASRRTGTQHLQVGDRFIAEGLFAPVVVAACRDAGLLDQAICLRRHRLVTFGLRLARDLREGRKSPWVLVRRGWRLKNDDDRVVAEAVAAGCTPMTPRQARRALRRPSTR; encoded by the coding sequence GTGCGTGAGCGTCGGGGCGTCCGGGTCGTGGTGGTGGCGGGCCCGTCGGGGGTCGGCAAGTCCCACCTCGCCGAGGTGCTCGGCTGGTCGGTGCTGCGCCTCGACGACTTCTACCGCGACGGCGACGACCCCCACCTGCCTCGTTCGAGCCTGGGCATCCCCGACTGGGACGATCCCGCCTCCTGGGACGCGGTGGCCGCGGTCGGGTCGATCGCGGAGCTGTGCGCCGCCGGCGAGGCCGACGTGCCGGTGTACGACATCGCTGCGAGCCGACGGACCGGCACGCAGCACCTGCAGGTCGGCGACCGCTTCATCGCCGAGGGCCTGTTCGCGCCGGTCGTCGTGGCGGCGTGCCGCGACGCGGGCCTCCTGGACCAGGCGATCTGCCTGCGCCGGCACCGCCTCGTCACGTTCGGGCTCCGCCTCGCGCGCGACCTGCGCGAGGGGCGCAAGAGCCCGTGGGTGCTGGTGCGACGCGGCTGGCGGCTGAAGAACGACGACGACCGGGTCGTCGCCGAGGCGGTGGCCGCCGGCTGCACGCCGATGACCCCGCGCCAGGCGCGGCGGGCGCTGCGTCGCCCGTCCACGAGATGA
- a CDS encoding Ig-like domain repeat protein has protein sequence MKNVLRCAAATLAAVTAASVLGAVPASAADPVTIQVLDINDFHGRLDANTVKFAGTVEQLRAQGGEDNTLFISSGDDIGASLFPSQVQQDGPTLDVLNALDLDTSTVGNHEFDRGAADLLGRVADRSDFPHLAANVIDTSTGRPVLPPSATFEVGGLDVAVVGAVTQETPALVSPDGITGLRFTDPVEAVNTEVERLERLTDAPDVIVASYHEGAQNGTTAGGTLESELAKGGAFADIVTKTDPDVDAIFNGHTHQTYAWQAPIPGRSGTRPVLQTGSYGENVGRVQLTVDPATGAVTGHTQANVARVTTANETLVATYPRVAEVARITDAALANATEVGRRPVGEVTEDITTAGYADGGAKRDDRANESTLGNLVAEMYRSEVSRTAVGRDVDLGIVNPGGLRDDLEFAGTGGTNTDGVVTFGEAVSVLPFANSLFVVTLDGRQLKTVFEQQWQRTAAGAVPSRAYLQLGTSDNVRYTFDATRPEGDRITSLWVDGEKVSPEKTYDVAVPSFLASGGDNFRAFAAGARRDTGLADLDAWTTYLSKNQPVSPSFARHAVEVRGLQQSYRAGGAFEVTLPRLDLTSSGSPANRSVSARLLDGDRVVANLGARAVTNGAATIAGRLPSKVAGDLVLEVRASRSGTLVTVPISIKGATIEATASTVAFGDDATVSVAVTAPGAAPSGTVEVRDGETTLGTGTLDAEGRADVSIDTERIGAGTRELTVVYSGDTDLPEATGTVAVTVEKAATSATVDVEENPRRGAPVDLTVDITSATGTQPTGQVRAELDGTVLGTATLSGGKATIEADTSSLPIGTTTVEIVYVGDDDHATSTTTAAVDLAKGVVSLAVTPPTATPYGTSTVIELSSDDDARGLVFASTSDGTVVGVGTITDGSGRVSLDRTALRPGEHTLEVYFNGSADFEPVTVPVTVTVTKATSATSASVRPTSVVRNRGKATVAVTVRTAGFTADGGAIVVRVGSKVVGRGELRDGKASVTLRPFTNTGRRTLTVSYSGNDLAKPSTGRATLTVRSR, from the coding sequence GTGAAGAACGTCCTGCGCTGCGCCGCCGCCACCCTCGCGGCGGTCACCGCCGCCTCGGTGCTCGGCGCCGTCCCGGCCTCCGCGGCCGACCCCGTCACCATCCAGGTGCTCGACATCAACGACTTCCACGGTCGCCTCGACGCCAACACGGTCAAGTTCGCCGGCACGGTCGAGCAGCTCAGGGCGCAGGGGGGCGAGGACAACACGCTCTTCATCTCCTCCGGCGACGACATCGGCGCGTCCCTCTTCCCCTCGCAGGTGCAGCAGGACGGGCCGACCCTCGACGTGCTGAACGCGCTGGACCTGGACACCTCCACGGTCGGCAACCACGAGTTCGACCGCGGTGCCGCCGACCTCCTCGGCCGTGTGGCGGACCGGTCGGACTTCCCGCACCTCGCGGCCAACGTCATCGACACCTCCACCGGTCGACCGGTGCTCCCGCCGTCGGCCACCTTCGAGGTCGGCGGCCTCGACGTCGCCGTGGTCGGCGCGGTCACCCAGGAGACCCCGGCCCTCGTGTCGCCCGACGGCATCACCGGGCTGCGCTTCACCGACCCGGTCGAGGCCGTGAACACCGAGGTCGAGCGCCTCGAGCGCCTGACCGACGCTCCCGACGTCATCGTCGCGAGCTACCACGAGGGTGCACAGAACGGCACCACCGCGGGCGGCACCCTCGAGAGCGAGCTCGCCAAGGGCGGCGCCTTCGCCGACATCGTCACCAAGACCGACCCCGACGTCGACGCCATCTTCAACGGGCACACCCACCAGACCTACGCGTGGCAGGCGCCGATCCCCGGGCGCTCCGGCACCCGACCGGTGCTCCAGACCGGCAGCTACGGCGAGAACGTCGGCCGGGTCCAGCTGACCGTCGACCCCGCGACCGGGGCGGTCACCGGGCACACCCAGGCCAACGTCGCCCGCGTCACCACCGCCAACGAGACGCTCGTCGCCACCTACCCGCGGGTCGCCGAGGTCGCCCGGATCACCGACGCCGCCCTCGCCAACGCCACAGAGGTCGGGCGTCGCCCGGTCGGTGAGGTGACCGAGGACATCACCACGGCCGGCTACGCCGACGGTGGTGCGAAGCGCGACGACCGCGCCAACGAGTCCACGCTCGGCAACCTCGTGGCCGAGATGTACCGCTCCGAGGTGTCCCGGACGGCGGTGGGCCGCGACGTGGACCTCGGCATCGTGAACCCCGGCGGCCTGCGCGACGACCTCGAGTTCGCGGGCACCGGCGGCACCAACACCGACGGCGTCGTCACCTTCGGCGAGGCGGTCTCCGTGCTGCCGTTCGCCAACAGCCTGTTCGTCGTCACGCTGGACGGCCGTCAGCTGAAGACGGTCTTCGAGCAGCAGTGGCAGCGCACCGCCGCCGGTGCCGTGCCCAGCCGTGCCTACCTGCAGCTCGGCACGTCCGACAACGTCCGCTACACCTTCGACGCCACCCGCCCGGAGGGCGATCGGATCACGTCGCTGTGGGTCGACGGCGAGAAGGTCTCGCCGGAGAAGACCTACGACGTCGCCGTGCCGAGCTTCCTGGCCTCCGGCGGCGACAACTTCCGCGCCTTCGCGGCCGGCGCGCGTCGTGACACCGGCCTGGCCGACCTCGACGCCTGGACGACCTACCTGTCGAAGAACCAGCCGGTGTCGCCGTCCTTCGCCCGCCACGCCGTCGAGGTGCGCGGCCTGCAGCAGTCCTACCGCGCCGGCGGCGCGTTCGAGGTCACGCTGCCGCGCCTGGACCTGACGTCGTCGGGCAGCCCGGCGAACCGGTCCGTCTCGGCCCGCCTGCTCGACGGCGACCGTGTCGTCGCCAACCTCGGCGCCCGTGCCGTCACCAACGGTGCGGCGACGATCGCCGGCCGGCTGCCCAGCAAGGTCGCCGGCGACCTTGTCCTGGAGGTCCGTGCCTCCCGCAGCGGCACGCTCGTCACGGTGCCGATCTCGATCAAGGGCGCCACGATCGAGGCGACGGCCTCCACGGTCGCCTTCGGCGACGACGCCACCGTCTCGGTGGCGGTCACCGCCCCGGGCGCCGCGCCCAGCGGCACGGTGGAGGTCCGTGACGGCGAGACCACGCTCGGCACCGGCACCCTCGACGCCGAGGGTCGCGCCGACGTGAGCATCGACACCGAGCGCATCGGTGCCGGCACGCGCGAGCTGACCGTCGTCTACTCCGGCGACACCGACCTGCCCGAGGCCACCGGCACCGTCGCCGTGACGGTCGAGAAGGCCGCCACGTCCGCCACGGTCGACGTCGAGGAGAACCCGCGCCGCGGCGCCCCCGTCGACCTCACCGTCGACATCACCTCGGCCACCGGCACCCAGCCCACGGGTCAGGTCCGGGCCGAGCTCGACGGCACGGTCCTCGGCACCGCGACGCTGTCCGGCGGGAAGGCCACCATCGAGGCCGACACGTCCAGCCTGCCGATCGGCACCACCACCGTCGAGATCGTCTACGTCGGCGACGACGACCACGCCACGTCGACGACGACGGCCGCCGTCGACCTCGCCAAGGGCGTCGTGAGCCTCGCCGTGACTCCGCCGACCGCCACGCCCTACGGCACCTCCACCGTGATCGAGCTGAGCAGCGACGACGACGCCCGCGGTCTCGTCTTCGCCTCCACGTCGGACGGCACCGTCGTCGGCGTCGGCACGATCACCGACGGCTCGGGACGCGTCAGCCTCGACCGGACCGCCCTGCGGCCCGGCGAGCACACGCTCGAGGTGTACTTCAACGGCAGCGCCGACTTCGAGCCGGTGACCGTCCCGGTCACGGTGACGGTCACCAAGGCGACCTCCGCCACCTCGGCGTCCGTGCGCCCGACGAGCGTCGTCCGCAACCGCGGCAAGGCCACGGTGGCGGTCACCGTCCGCACCGCCGGCTTCACCGCCGACGGCGGCGCGATCGTGGTGCGCGTCGGTTCGAAGGTCGTCGGTCGCGGCGAGCTGCGCGACGGCAAGGCGTCGGTGACCCTGCGTCCGTTCACGAACACCGGCCGCAGGACCCTGACGGTCTCCTACTCCGGCAACGATCTCGCGAAGCCGTCGACGGGCCGCGCCACGCTCACGGTCCGCTCTCGCTGA